Part of the Ficedula albicollis isolate OC2 chromosome 6, FicAlb1.5, whole genome shotgun sequence genome is shown below.
ATTTTACATCACCACAGGCTCCAGGAAGAATTCATGACATGAATAGCTCCATTAAACTGCTGCTCATTCTAAGAGATCCCACTGAGAGAGTTATATCTGACTATACCCAAGTGTATTACAACAGAGTAGAAAGTCACAAGCCTGTTCAACTCTTTGAAGATATTGTTATTAAGAATGGAGTGCTTAATACCAAATACAAAGCTATTCAGAGAAGTCTATATGATGTCCACATGGAAAAGTGGCTTAAGCATTTCAGTTTGGATCAGATTCACATAGTGGATGGCAATACTTTGATCAAGGACCCTCTTCCTGAATTACAAAAAGTTGAAAGATTTCTAAATCTTCCTTCCCGAATTATGtcttctaatttttattttaaccaaaCCAAGGGATTCTACTGCATCAGAAGTGATGGGAGGGAGAGATGTTTACATGAATCCAAAGGGCGTCCCCATCCTCTTGTTAACAGCACTGTTTTAGAGCAACTGTATTCTTACTTCAGAGAGCACAATGCAAAATTTTACAGGATGGTTAATCATTCCTTTGACTGGCATTAACACATTTGGAGTCAGTGCTTCTTAAAAAAGCCCTGAGACAAACTTTCAGTCATATCTTTCTAAACTGTAGACTCCTATTATGAGAATTAACATACTGGTTATATGTTTCATTGGAATAATGCATCCATTAACTCATTGAAACCTGCTCTTTGTGTTGGGAAAAATAAGTTACATGTATTTGTATGATTACTGGGAGTCATATTCTGATCTTCTCTCTCTCACATGCAAATATATTAACTTCAGCAGACTAAGCAAAGATGTATCTCTACAAGATTTCTGCTGTTTTGGAAAAATGCATCTAactgtaaaaaatgtaaatattggAAATAGTATTATTCTaactgttctgtattttttgttgttagtATTTTTTATATCCCACATGATAATGGTGTTGATTTATagattttttcataaaataagtTTAAATTGTATGTTAAAATAGGGGCATACATAGTAGCTCCAATAAATAAATCATCATCTTTAATATGCTGAAGTACTTAATTAATAATAGAGGGAACCTATTTCACCTCTAATTTTGAAAAGGCGGACTAGAAACTACCTGTCTGTATAATGTGAGTATTAAACCACACTCTTTATATCTTGGGttagcaaaaaaaatcttcaaagtAAGAATATGAACTGTTTGAAGAAGGTTAAAGTGAGAGTTCTGAATGTAAAGAAGTTAAAATATCCCAGGAACACTGATACTCcatacactaaaaaaaaaaaagatcgatgccaaaaaattatttatgattaTTGAGCAATTGTACAAATATTTGATTGCGTAAATTATGTCACTTTGCTCATGAATGGAAAAGCTCTTAAAACTGCCATATAAACTATGTTTGTACTCTGTGACTAGTTATTCTCCTGACTTTGGTTTATATATCTCCATTAGCACAacaattcttatttttttaaaaaaaaattatttgcttgtCCCCTAAGCATGGTGTagttttattttgccatttctgaTGCAGACCACGGGATAGTCTCAAGATTAAGATTATgattaagattaagattaagTCTCATGTTACACATCATACATATTTGTCACATATCACAGTGTTCAGTACAACATACTCATGTTATATGTAAGAACCACAACCACTTTTAGCTCTGtatcaggattttattttcaatttttaacagcattgtgctgatttttttgctttttcacacAAACACTTTATTATATATCaataccaaagaaaaaaatcaactctgAGCATCAAACCCAACTGAGCCCTGGTGAGAGTCCTGCATCTGTGTCTTTCTACCTAAGTCACTGCTCAGCCTAAGGAGTGAATGTTCCTACTGTGGGATTCTTCCATTTTCCAGGCTAAAAGGTATGTATTGCAGGGCTGATTTTTAGGCTTTTAATACTTCATGAGTGGGCTTCTTAGGCAGATATCAGTATTCCTTTGAAGCTGGATAGAATCAGACTCAGATTATGTGGAAATATTCTCTCAAAAAAATGtaaactgttaaaaataatacGATGAATCTTATTCTTTATCTGTTCTACTACTTGTATATGTATTTATGAGAGAAAATATACTGTATATGTGAGAGCAAATTATCTTCATTAGCATATAATTAATCTCTGAAATTACCTTTCTGAAGTATATTTACTACATACCTAATTTCTATAGATGGtgcaaattttcttttacttctgctgcttttctgagatTGTGGCTTCTTAATCATTAATATGATGTAGGTACTAAGAAATGCAGTGTCAAATAAGAATCTgtggaaatacaaaaatatttgtttcaaattaGTCAGAGAAGAGAATGTTTATGCTGGTCTCTACAAGGACACTGGATAGGTAAACTGTAATAATTACAGTAGTGCAGTCTAACATTATCTTCTTTGTCTTTTGTCTAGTAAAAAGCTAAATCAGAAAATTTCTGAGCTCTGAATTAACAGTGTGATTCTATATGAGAATagctctttctgttttctgggcACAGTACTTTTGTCTGAAAACAGAGCACCCAAATCCAGGTTCCCAATATTGTGTAACGTGGCTGGTTCTCTCTGACCAATGCAATCTCAGTGACAAACAAAACTCCTTCCAGTCCACtcatttcagaaatacattATCAAAGGGAGCAACATAAATGCAGCTTGTATCAGACAAAAATTAATGACTTTCTGTTTCTTATGCATTCTGAAAATctagtttttctccttttttttttcttacaagaaGCAAGTTTGAAAACAATGTATACTTCAACAAAAGTTTCAGGTAGATGCTAGTAATTGAAAAACTCAGACCTCTATATGCCACTTTAAATTTCATAGTCttgcaagaaaaaggaaaggagaaaattctaATGTCTTTCTATATTTATGCTTGCAGGCATCAagtctttctctttcttctctgaagtTTACAGCTAATCTTTAAATGAGCTGAATGCAGGAGCACCAGTTAGCAGAAGCTGTATGCATCTTTGAAAATGCAAGTCCCTTTCTGGAATTTACATTTCAAGGAGAGCTGAGCCGTATGGATTAGTGATGCATATATCTATTTGATTTGTTATCACTCCTCATTCCTGTTCAGCATTTTAGGGAAGAAACAGAGTTGATGGAATGAATTTAATGATTATTTTAGAGTTTACTAGTATCATGAGAAGTATATTAAGCATTAATAAGTATATTAATATAATCAAGGTGAGTGAttagttggtttggtttggtttgatgCAAACCAAGATTCTCAtcagaaattttgttttggtaAATGGTCAAAACATATGAACCTTAACCTCTGCAAAACAGAAGTAAGACTGTAATTTTACATTGCAAACTTTCAATCAGTTTCTCATTTTGTGGTCTGAAAAATGCTCTTTCATGCCATCCTGACCTTTTCCATTCTTACAGTCTTTAAGAAAACCCTCTTTCCCTCATGCTCAGGAAGGGAATCAGATCAACTTAATAGACAATCCACTGAGCCATTCTTGAGTgatagtaaaataaaaaatattcagattttgaCACTTGGATTTCAAAAGTAGTCAATTTTTGGGAAGACCTGTAGCTTACAATCACTATGAAGATGTTATTAACAAGATAGTTTGCAATTTAAGAAATTACATATATCTCACGAATTTACACAACTGATAGTAAaccagaaattacttttctctaAACTGTCGTCAAAGAACTTTCATCTCATTATCTGATACCTAAGTGTtgtttgcaaaagcaaattTCATGTGGGAAGGTTACTTGAAGAAATCGTGCAGTTGTTTCAAAGTTTTTTGGGAGCATCTGGAACAGATGATTTTATTATATGTGCAAGACTCCTGCAGAATTTATGATGATTTGAACAGCTTTTGATGTTTTACATTCCAGAAATACTCAGCTTTCACTTTAAATactgttcctttccttttttagtaAAAAATCCATAGTTATAGTTGCTTTGATCTAATATTGCAGAGAATTAACCATAGCAAGCAGCTGCAACCGGATCAGTTTAGCCACAATAAGCAGCACACACTTAATGTCTAGATGAGCCTAATAtcacctcctttttttttcagactatatatatatatcatatatagTACGAAAAGGAAATCTCTGGGAAATTTAAAAGCTAGGATTTTGCCCCCAAAACTTCTAGTACTTAactaatggaaaagaaatgcattgcACTCTAACCCATTACTTTATCAGAAAAAGGGTTGGATTTTTCCATTGTATGCCCTGTATCCAGCTGCTCACAAGCCTTGGACCTTGGCTTCTGGTCTTCCACAGCTTAGCCTTGAAAGCTTAGCATTTTACAGTCCCTCTGAAAGGATAcctgttatatatatatatatatatcatcCATAGTACAAAAAGGAAATCTCTGGGAAATTTAAAAGTTAGGATTTTGCCCCCAAAACTTCTAGTACTTAactaatggaaaagaaatgcattgcACTCTAACCCATTACTTTATCAGAAAAAGGGTTGGATTTTTCCATTGTATGCCCTGTATCCAGCTGCTCACAAGCCTTGGACCTTGGCTTCTGGTCTTCCACAGCTTAGCCTTGAAAGCTTAGCATTTTACAGTCCCTCTGAAAGGATACCTGTTAAAGCAGAGACTTTTTTTATTGTGGAGAACTTTACAGAGGGCACACAAATCATTGCATGCTGCACCACATCACTCCTTTACTATCCTCTTGATACTAAACTGATAATCCTATAAAGATTGTCTGTTGAAGACAAATCAGATTGACTACTGTAGGGAGGCTCATCCACATAAGGAGTTTTCTGTCTTCATGCACatcaaaaagcaaattttaaaatggtttctATCAAATTTGACTGTTTATTGCCTTTGTCAATTCAGATGTTTTCATGAGTTggagaaaaattttaatattttttataatccCTATAATCTCTTGTTTAATCTATGTGGTCAAAAtcaaaaatatgatttttcagTTTACTTACAGAATTTAaccaaaaaatttaaataaaaagaaatttatccCCT
Proteins encoded:
- the LOC101816899 gene encoding heparan sulfate glucosamine 3-O-sulfotransferase 1-like, whose amino-acid sequence is MAFLLVSAYLLLTHARGAPVENGTLLETLKSQVGLFSNKSEHYSAQVRPPGTSRQIPQTIIIGVRKGGTRALLEMLDIHPNIVVAATEVHFFDWDENYVKGIDWYRNLMPFSYGNQITIEKTPGYFTSPQAPGRIHDMNSSIKLLLILRDPTERVISDYTQVYYNRVESHKPVQLFEDIVIKNGVLNTKYKAIQRSLYDVHMEKWLKHFSLDQIHIVDGNTLIKDPLPELQKVERFLNLPSRIMSSNFYFNQTKGFYCIRSDGRERCLHESKGRPHPLVNSTVLEQLYSYFREHNAKFYRMVNHSFDWH